One window from the genome of Breoghania sp. L-A4 encodes:
- a CDS encoding Zn-dependent hydrolase codes for MSAVATQAQAMDAGMQPFETMAAGLFDEIAERSRDVAGVSRPAFSQVETETLEYLADFARAQGLSVRWDAGRNLVFSLPEDADAEQSVLVGSHVDSVPQGGNFDGLAGVVAGLLCLVRARREGVRFARPVHALAMRGEESAWFGPCYIASKALLGVLGEEERSAPHKGDGATLDEHMQRVGIDMEPVRRGEALIDPASVLTYIELHIEQGPLLVEKNLPAAVVSGIRGNFRHKRVRCIGEAGHSGAVPRSYRRDPVLAMADLLTRLDESWLTIVQKGDDLVLTAGMVATDVESHALSRIPDKVDFSLDIRSQSAQVLDDMGELLRHEMRTIERERKVRFELDGALRTEPALCAPAVVEGLTQAATRLGLEPFVMPSGGGHDAAVFANAGVPTGMVFVRNRNGSHNPAEAMEISDFLAATAIIYDYLLESPA; via the coding sequence ATGAGTGCTGTCGCAACGCAAGCTCAAGCTATGGACGCGGGCATGCAGCCGTTCGAGACGATGGCGGCAGGACTGTTTGACGAAATCGCGGAGCGCAGCCGCGACGTCGCCGGCGTCAGCCGCCCTGCGTTCTCGCAAGTCGAGACCGAGACGCTGGAGTATCTCGCCGATTTCGCCCGCGCGCAGGGACTTTCCGTGCGCTGGGACGCCGGCCGCAACCTGGTGTTCTCGCTGCCCGAGGATGCCGACGCGGAGCAATCCGTGCTGGTTGGCTCGCATGTGGACAGCGTGCCGCAGGGCGGCAATTTCGACGGGCTCGCCGGTGTCGTCGCGGGGCTTCTGTGTCTCGTGCGCGCGCGGCGCGAGGGCGTGCGCTTCGCCCGACCCGTGCACGCGCTGGCCATGCGCGGCGAGGAAAGCGCCTGGTTCGGCCCGTGCTACATCGCGTCCAAGGCCCTGCTCGGCGTGCTCGGCGAGGAGGAACGGTCCGCGCCGCACAAGGGCGACGGGGCGACGCTTGACGAGCACATGCAACGCGTCGGCATCGACATGGAGCCGGTGCGCCGGGGCGAGGCGCTGATCGATCCAGCGTCGGTGCTCACCTACATCGAGCTGCACATCGAGCAGGGGCCGCTACTGGTGGAAAAGAACCTGCCGGCGGCGGTGGTCTCCGGCATTCGCGGCAATTTCCGCCACAAGCGCGTGCGCTGCATCGGCGAGGCGGGACACTCCGGCGCCGTGCCGCGCTCCTACCGCCGCGATCCGGTGCTCGCCATGGCGGATCTTCTGACCCGGCTCGACGAGAGCTGGCTGACGATCGTGCAGAAGGGCGACGATCTCGTGCTGACCGCCGGCATGGTCGCCACCGACGTGGAAAGCCACGCGCTGTCGCGCATTCCCGACAAGGTGGACTTCAGTCTGGATATCCGCAGCCAGAGCGCCCAGGTGCTCGACGACATGGGCGAGTTGCTGCGCCACGAGATGCGGACCATCGAGCGCGAGCGCAAGGTGCGCTTCGAGCTCGACGGCGCTCTGCGCACCGAACCGGCGCTGTGCGCTCCCGCGGTTGTGGAGGGTTTGACGCAGGCCGCCACGCGGCTGGGGCTGGAACCGTTCGTCATGCCGTCCGGCGGCGGTCACGACGCGGCGGTTTTCGCCAACGCCGGGGTTCCCACGGGCATGGTCTTCGTGCGAAACCGCAATGGTTCGCACAATCCGGCCGAGGCGATGGAGATTTCGGATTTCCTCGCCGCGACCGCGATCATCTATGACTACCTGCTGGAGTCCCCCGCATGA